Proteins co-encoded in one Vibrio aquimaris genomic window:
- a CDS encoding AAA family ATPase: MSLPIEYVTAQYQDTGNPSYRGNPFIEALPPIMEIRQLKEGLEGKVDFSLKHLQDKPRQRAHMVAALLDDFFQPLSQHVLLEERISIMVRRGYVSRNLLDGSLNEHLQNGYQRVMSGDLQSYKFRNVLTTATCLSLIGCSGSGKSSTLDRILATYPQVIYHENYNFFQLSYLKIECPNNGSQQSLCLNFFREVDRRLGTNYENTHGRRRHGIPTLLALMSQVANERAIGVLVIDEIQRLKIRKAVGREQMLEFFVELVNTVGIPVILVGTPKARPLFEVELQSARRTTGIGSLYWQPMPQYPENPNTKSEWVAFTNKLWKYQWLNRRDEVLTDEIRDCWYELSQGVLDIVVKLFVLAQLRAIASKLERITVKLLRSVYDDELKPVHPMLDAIRQGSPDLIAKYSDLRVEDIDKRLLSLQQKINQIPKEPELPFGHIEQAMRLYNLLLQTGCQSKILIPLVEKIFREQPTLTLREMMPLILDWYDEDKQKPKSMIKARKQTLIKRSDWPCLDSSDLRFVYSQLDQKEDMYSAMKDCHLVLDLKKVS; encoded by the coding sequence GTGAGTTTGCCTATCGAGTACGTAACAGCGCAATATCAGGATACTGGCAATCCTTCATATAGGGGGAATCCTTTCATCGAAGCACTGCCTCCTATTATGGAAATTAGGCAACTTAAAGAAGGGTTGGAAGGTAAAGTCGATTTTTCATTAAAGCATTTGCAAGATAAACCTCGACAGCGAGCGCATATGGTCGCAGCGTTACTGGATGACTTCTTTCAGCCACTATCTCAGCATGTATTATTGGAAGAGCGTATTTCAATCATGGTACGCCGTGGTTATGTCAGTCGAAACCTTTTAGATGGTTCGCTCAATGAACATCTGCAAAATGGTTATCAGAGAGTGATGAGTGGTGACCTACAAAGTTATAAGTTTAGGAATGTGCTAACAACAGCAACCTGTTTGTCTCTGATTGGCTGTTCTGGCAGTGGCAAAAGCTCAACTCTTGATAGAATCCTAGCGACATATCCTCAGGTTATTTATCACGAAAACTATAATTTTTTCCAATTGAGCTATCTAAAAATCGAGTGCCCTAACAATGGTTCGCAGCAGAGCTTGTGCCTTAATTTTTTTAGAGAGGTCGATCGGAGGTTAGGGACAAATTATGAGAATACTCATGGTCGCAGGCGTCACGGGATACCAACGTTATTGGCTTTAATGAGTCAGGTTGCGAATGAACGCGCTATTGGTGTACTGGTCATTGATGAAATTCAACGCTTGAAAATTCGCAAGGCCGTTGGGCGAGAGCAAATGCTGGAATTTTTTGTTGAACTGGTGAACACGGTTGGGATACCGGTGATATTGGTTGGTACACCGAAAGCCCGACCATTGTTTGAAGTTGAGTTACAATCGGCAAGACGAACCACGGGTATAGGCTCTCTTTATTGGCAGCCCATGCCCCAATATCCTGAAAATCCGAACACCAAAAGCGAATGGGTTGCTTTTACGAATAAACTCTGGAAATACCAGTGGCTCAATCGGCGTGATGAAGTCCTTACCGATGAAATCAGAGATTGTTGGTATGAATTATCTCAAGGGGTTTTGGATATTGTTGTTAAGCTGTTTGTGTTGGCTCAGCTCAGAGCCATTGCCTCAAAACTAGAACGCATTACGGTTAAACTGTTGCGGTCAGTTTACGACGATGAACTAAAGCCCGTTCATCCTATGCTAGATGCGATCCGTCAAGGAAGTCCAGATTTAATAGCTAAATATTCTGATTTGCGAGTGGAAGATATTGATAAGCGCCTACTTAGCCTACAGCAGAAAATTAATCAGATCCCCAAAGAGCCTGAATTACCTTTTGGTCATATCGAGCAAGCAATGCGGCTATATAATTTGCTCCTACAAACAGGGTGCCAATCTAAAATACTTATCCCACTTGTTGAGAAAATTTTCCGAGAACAGCCTACGTTAACATTGCGTGAAATGATGCCTTTGATATTGGATTGGTATGATGAGGATAAACAGAAACCAAAATCGATGATCAAAGCACGTAAACAGACATTGATTAAACGATCTGATTGGCCATGCCTTGATAGTAGTGACTTGCGCTTTGTTTATTCACAACTCGATCAAAAAGAAGATATGTACAGTGCAATGAAGGACTGCCATCTTGTCTTGGATTTAAAAAAGGTGAGCTAA